Genomic segment of Serinicoccus hydrothermalis:
AGGTCGGGCAGCTCGCTCGCCACCCAGTTCGGCACGATCGAGATGCCGGTGAGCGGCAGCAGGCCGACCATCGAGCGCACCGGCATCCGGTATGCCGTGCCGTCCTCGCCGACGAGCACGTCGTGGAAGAACTCGTCCTCGTCGTCCCACAGCGAGGTGTGGGAGGTGCCGAAGTCGTCCAGCGCCTCCGCGATCGAGAGGAAGTGCACGAGGAACTTCGTCGACACCTCGTCCCAGGCGTGGTCCTCGCGCGCCAGCTCGGCCGACATCCGCAGCATCTTGAGGCAGAACATCCCCATCCACGCCGTCGCGTCGGCCTGCTCCAGCCGCTGCCCGCCGGGCAGTGCCTCGCTGCGGTCGAAGAGCCCGACGTTGTCCATCCCGAGGAAGCCGCCCTCGAAGACGTTGGACCCCTCGGAGTCCTTGCGGTTCACCCACCAGGGGAAGTTGAGCAGCATCTTGAGCACGATCCGCTGCAGGAAGTCGCGGTCCCGCCCGCCGTCGATCGAGTAGACCTGCCAGGCGGCCCACGGGTGGACCGGCGGGTTGACGTCGGAGAAGTTCCACTCGTAGGCGGCGAGCTGACCGTTGGGGTTCATCACCCACTCGCGGCACATGAGCAGCAGCTGCCACTTGGCGAAGAACGGGTCGACGTGCGCGATCGCGACGCAGTGGAAGGCCAGGTCCCAGGTGGCGAACCACGGGTACTCCCACTCGTCCGGCATCGAGATGACCTCGGCCAGGTTGACGTGCCGCCAGCGCGTGTTGCGCCCGCTGGTCCGCGTATGCCGCTGCGGCGGCGGGGGCGGACCGGCCGGGTCGCCCTCGATCCAGCGCGGGATGTCGTAGAGGTAGAGCTGCTTGCCCCACTGCAGCCCGGCGAAGGCGCGGCGCGCGATGAGCGCGTCCTCCTCGGTGGTCCCGGCGGGGATCACCGCGGCGTAGAACTCCTCGCACTCCTGGGCGCGGGCGGCGAGCACCTCGTCGAAGCCCGCCGCGGCGGCCGGGTCGCCGTCGGCGTCGGTGAGCCGCAGGCGCACGGTCACGCTCGCGCCGGGGGCGATCTCGCCGAGGTCCCACCACAGCCCGACCTTGGTGCCGGTCCGCTCCGGGTTGGTGGCGTCCGCCTGCCCGTGCACGACCGCGCGGTCGACCGCGCCCTTGGGGTATGCGCTCGCCCCGTCGCGCACCGCGTCGTCACCGTAGAGCGCGGCGGCGTCGGTCTCGTTGTCGCAGAAGAGCAGGGTCGGCGCGATCCCCTCGGCCGACGATCCTCTGCCGCCCTCCGCGGTGAGCCGCATCCGGCCGAGCACCCGGTGCTGCGCCAGCACCTCGGCATACCCCTGCCCCTGCTCGCCGGCCCACAGCCGCGGGCGCCGGTCGTCCAGCCCCCAGCTCCATGTGTTGCGGAACCACAGCTGCGGCACGAGGTGCAGCGGCGCCGCGTCCGGGCCGTGGTTGGTGGCGGTGATCTCGACGCAGATGTCGCTGGGGCTGGCCTTGGCGTGCGTGACCTGGACGTCGAAGAAGCGGTCGCCGTCGAGCACCCCGGTGTCGGCGAGCTCGTACTCCTCGTCCTCCACACCGCGCTGCCCGTTGACAGCCACCAGCTCCTCGTAGGGAAAAGCGGCCTGCGGGTAGCGGTAGAGCCACGAGGCGTAGCTGTGGGTCGGTGTCCCC
This window contains:
- a CDS encoding MGH1-like glycoside hydrolase domain-containing protein, with the protein product MSTAEHDRLADSEDSRAAWRHWGPYVSARQWGTVREDYSADGDAWAHLPFDHAHLRAYRWGEDGLAGLCDVDGFLNLGLALWNGRDDRLKERLFGLTNPQGNHGEDVKEYWWALEGTPTHSYASWLYRYPQAAFPYEELVAVNGQRGVEDEEYELADTGVLDGDRFFDVQVTHAKASPSDICVEITATNHGPDAAPLHLVPQLWFRNTWSWGLDDRRPRLWAGEQGQGYAEVLAQHRVLGRMRLTAEGGRGSSAEGIAPTLLFCDNETDAAALYGDDAVRDGASAYPKGAVDRAVVHGQADATNPERTGTKVGLWWDLGEIAPGASVTVRLRLTDADGDPAAAAGFDEVLAARAQECEEFYAAVIPAGTTEEDALIARRAFAGLQWGKQLYLYDIPRWIEGDPAGPPPPPQRHTRTSGRNTRWRHVNLAEVISMPDEWEYPWFATWDLAFHCVAIAHVDPFFAKWQLLLMCREWVMNPNGQLAAYEWNFSDVNPPVHPWAAWQVYSIDGGRDRDFLQRIVLKMLLNFPWWVNRKDSEGSNVFEGGFLGMDNVGLFDRSEALPGGQRLEQADATAWMGMFCLKMLRMSAELAREDHAWDEVSTKFLVHFLSIAEALDDFGTSHTSLWDDEDEFFHDVLVGEDGTAYRMPVRSMVGLLPLTGISIVPNWVASELPDLTDFFQGWTERRPELADALIHTNHRGYALRTLSLISRDQWRALLTPLLDEGEFLSPHGIRSLSAAHRDGVGVEVEGAHLSLRYVPGESDSGMFGGNSNWRGPVWLPVNALLLDALRIYGRGAGAGVEVEYPTGSGRTMGMEQVAHEVEERIVSLFRPGPDGRRPSTPRHHPSGPLWDAHPTFSEYFHGDDGRGLGASHQTGWTALVAHFVCAPDGIPNR